The sequence below is a genomic window from Plasmodium coatneyi strain Hackeri chromosome 13, complete sequence.
TGCACCCGAGGGGAGAGCGTTATAATTTTACACGAATGTGCACCTTCCCCCCTGATCGTTGCGTTTGTTACGAGCACCTTTTTAAGAGCTCCCCCTTATCAACCGTTGTGCTTCTGTAATTTTGTGGAACCCCACGAGATATCACCACATGGGGGGCTACTCCACACACGTGAGAGACATCCAAAGAGCCACTTCTACTAGGATAGTGATTCCTAAAGAATTGACGGGGTGTGGAGAACTCCTCACCACTACAtgctagaaaaaaaaaataaacacctTTTAAAGTTCCACTTTAacacgatttttttttaataaacacATTTCGCACAATTGGGGGAAAACAGCCCCGCACTGTATCCACACTGAGGGCAAATTATTCAGCCGGTTTTCGGTCTCCCCGTTGTCCACAAAAGATTATGGGGATAAAGGCATTGGCAACGGTGGTACTTCGTATGTTGACATGTTTACATTGGCGTGTGTCCCTCCAAAAAGCGCTGCAAAACAGCCACACCGTTCGAGGgaaaatatgcatgtatttCTCGCTCCGTGCAGACAGTGGGAATGACACTGTAAAGGTTTCCAACCCTCACATGCCATTTCGAAATAAAAttggcgaaaaaaaaaaaaaattttatgtggAGAAAAATGCGTGAATTTCTTCtgcacggaaaaaaaaaatatatattgccAATCGTTGTAGCAAATACCAATGTATGACATTCCacatttcaccttttttaaaaaaaaaaaaaaatataactcaAAAGAAAACTGCAGGATATAGCACGAAGGATTATAGGGGTCCGCTCCATTTTCGGAGACTTAAAATTGCTTCTGCGCAGAAAGACCATTGCaagaaggaaattaaaaaaaacgtgtaTGCGAACGtatgcatttatatgcatGCCCAGCGCACGCGCAGGTACATCGCCAAGTCGGAAGTGTGACACTCCGCTTGCCAACATATTATAGCAGTTTTCCACGTCGGCAAGGGAAACTGCCTTCCTTGCCGTGATACGACTTTTTTCGTGCAGTCAGTCAGTAGATTGATCGATCAACCGATTGGTCAACGGGGGGAGCAGTCCACAAGCTGAACAGTCCACTCGGTTAATAATCAACCGGCATAACAACCAAACAACCAAACAGCAAAATAGCTAAACACCCCCCTGGCCGcacaaatttgaagaagtCTTCCCAGCCAAATGATTACATAACATTTCACAAAATAAatacgaaaaaggaaagaaaaaattcatcaaAGTTCTTTTggtccccccttctttttcacaaTCATCGTGTTAACTAtggtaaaaattgaaacattAAAACGTGTAAGCATGATGTATATAcgaaatttcaaaaaaaaaaaaaaggtgatggaaaaaattgtctttATTCCCCTTTCCGCAGTGGAGTTTTACgaattttaataatttcctGGGAAGGGACTTTTTAAACATATCCGAACCGTTCACGGAAGAATACACTTGCTATCCTGTGTCATTCATTGGGAAAGATGACatggaaaatggaaacaaaagTAACTACTATTTTGTGCTGATCGTGCTTACCCAGCAGTGCTGCTAGAAGGACACTGTCAGCTCAACCTACTTCATCAGGCACAGCTGATGTGCATACATGATAAACAAATAATACTACGTGTTGAAAACGATTAACCGTGGGAGGGgcatgtttaatttttccaccgTGTCGTTCTACTCCTACACATTCGAGTAATCCATCTTCCCTTTCGTTTCACTACCCCAAGTTATACTTCCACAGACTGCTCTAAATGCCCTAGCTAGGAGGCACATTTCATGGCCAATGCTGTTCGAAGTTTCTAACCCGTACACGGTAAGAGTCGTTTTTTCCTGAAGGGGTCTACATCAAATGAAGCCAGTTGAATGATGACCCCAAGTGTATAAGGAGGAAGCTCCCTTGGACGACACACCTGTTTTGGCAATTACTCACCGACAACCAAATTTATCTGTTCCAAATTGCATTACAGGAGAAGCGCACACACAGTGGGGTTCTGGAGTTTATTTCAGACGAGGGGACGTGCCACATGCCATACTGGGTAAGGGACGCTGAATTGGCACGAGAGGCATTAATCTCCCAGCGAAAACGACGCTCACGCTAGCGTGCAAATTTAATAGAGCACACATTAATGGTGTACCTATGTAAGTGCGTATAAATGGCATTTCTTCCGTGCCCTCCCTTCGCAGATGATGCAGCAGCTGTGcctgaaggaaggagacaTCGTGAGAGTCACCAGCGTTAGCCTACCCAAAGGCACATTTGTTAAACTGAAGCCGTGCTCGACGGATTTTATGGAACTCTCCAACCACAGAGCTGTGTACAGTTACatgggttcagggttaaggGGGTACCTCCCCCCCTAATCAACAAGCAAATGTGTGTATTGCTATATTTGGAGCATCTTTTTGTGCTTGATTGATTAGGCTGAAATGTGCAAAacggttttctttttttttgtctccaTTCAGCCTTGAAACGGCCCTGCGGAATTACGCCACCCTGACCATTGGCGACAATATCGTAATTCACTACTTGGGAAAGACATACGAGATAAAGATTGTggtacagtttttttttttttagaagcgGCTCGAAATGGCCCTAACATGTGTGCGTGAACGGACCGGTTTTTAGCAACCCATCTTGTTTGTTCCatctacatatacacaacaaTTTTTACGCACCCTTTTCTTGGCACGCAGGACTTGAAACCCGCCTTCGCATGCACTATTATCGAAACGGACGTCGAGGTTGAATTTGAAGAGCCAGCGGACTACAACCAAAGTAATTACACTTGCACGCACCAACGTTTGCATTTATTTCTGCATCCATTTTAAGGTAGTCAGTAATACATACTTTTTACGTGCACTCACATCACAGGTGTGCAATATGTAGAGGAGCCCGTGTCCGTGGAAGAAAGcgtaagtggaaaaaaaaaaaaaaatatatatatataaactataAAGGGGAGTCACGCCACTGCTATGTGGACTCCATTTAGCATTAAAGGGATCTCCATACGACCATTTCGCGTAGCCTTTTGAGCTCCCCCCTGATCAGCACgcaaatgtgtgtgtacctGTACAAACATCACAAATGGGCCCTTAACCCGCTTTAGAAATTCAAAGGAAAGGGACAAAGGACAGATGGAAAAGTCTGCAAAACCAGTAAGAAGGATAAAGTCAAGCAGAAGGTTGTTGAAAATATTGAGCCGTGGAAGGATAAGCTAGTTGGAGGAGTCAGGGTAATTCTTCAAACGATCAATCAATAATACTTCTTTTCATGTAAATGCGatccatatataaataagtgAAGTACTAAAATATGCTGCCAAATGACCTCCTTTTTAGACCAAGTGTGCCGAGTATGAAGATCTGCTAAGGAAGGGCCGTATCCCTGGAATAATCGGAAAATTTCAAGAACGAAAAAACTGAGGACAATCAAGGGCATGCAGTGTACACTTTTGTATACGTTTTGGCTCCTGTTCGGTTTGCCTCCATTTAGTTACCACGCTGAAGGGAGCTCCTTCTCTTCACAAGCCATAATTCGAATTCGTGTAAatttgtgtattaaatttttttttttttttttttttttttttttttttttaacgtcaCCTCTGCGTAttcacaaatattttttgttaaaatgtgttttATGTATGATTAGCAActtgcaacaaaaaaaataaaaaaatgcgaaaggggaaaaactaCCCAAAACGATCCGAAAAATGAAAGCCCattttcggaaaaaaaaaaaaaaatttttaagtcACCTCATCCAATATGCATAGCGAAAACAATTGCTTCAAATCTTCTCGCAAAATAtatagagagaaaaaaaatgcattggTGTGATCGCGGCGTATCCATAAATGTATGCAGTAAGTGTAAACATTTGTGTGATTAGTTTTGGAAGAGTAGAACGCACGTGATAATGATAGCTTAACCCGAGCAGCGTAATTTGGAatcaagaaaaaataaaataacctTTGCGGCCCACACTGAACACGAAAGAGGGTCCCCTACTCATCATCACTAAACCGTGAGAAGAACTAAATTGCATGAGGGAACGAGCAGTCGAACAGGCGATGTGACGGCATATCGCACCAACCGttaaggaagcaaaaacGGAGGAACAAGGTTAACACCCTCACCACCCACAAGGAGCGATTGCCCAACACGTTGTATGCATCACCTCACAAAGGGACCAATCCAAATCTGTGTGCAACCCCCCAAAGGATCGTATAGCATCGTATCACGTGGTAGCGCATCTGATTGCAGCGCCATTTCCAGCAGACCAACCAGTTATacacgaaaataaaaataaggcaaccgtttaaaatgaacaaaaaatgtgaagagaTAAAACTAAACTACTACACATGCTTGAATAGCAGCAAGAGGGACCCCAGCAGGTGCAGGGGTGTGGAAGCCGAACTCAGGGAATGCTCCAAAACGTAAGCACgcacaaataaatatatgcacatatgttcgtatatatgtttatatttatgcacacGGGGTGGGGGGGTCTTCTCTTTCGGACCAAGTTCAAAAGTAGAAGACCTCTTGAGCGTTTTCCGTGAAAGGAcgaggaaaattaaaaaaggaaagagatgGAACGTCGAGAGAGGGAAACGGCGAGCACACACGTTGCCCTCCCCATTCGTGAAAACTGACTTCCTAAACGTAATGAACTGGTCAGAGTGTATCCCCCCTCTCATGCACATATCATATCATATCGCCGTGTGCCAACCTACCTGCAACGATAATTCATCACGCTTCTCTTCGTTACGTCCACCACAGGACAGGGGACTCCTACTGCATAGACGAGATTAACAACCTTATGGATTGTTCCAGGTATTTTTACGCTCCCCACAGAATGGGTTATATGCAAATGGAAAACCCACAATCTGACAGCCGCATGACGCGTAATAGAATTTTCCGAACGAACATTTCGTTTGTTCCATCCCGAAATGCAAAGCGGGACAAATTACATGAAATAGCTATTAATTCGTTTTGTTGGCCCCCAATTTATTAGGAACCCCGATCCCACAGCTTGCGCGAaggagtttttccttttccgcgAGTGCAACCGCCCGGATGGACCGCACATGCTGATAGAGGTTCTTTGAAAAGCGGAAAAGGAGGCAAATAGAATGTACACGCGGGAACACACCTGCCTCGTCCAAACACACATATCCACGTGGATGCATAGATACGTGTACTCCTACGCATGTATACTCACCTGCGCATTCACCCCCACAACCTTCCTCCACCGACAGGACGGAAAATACGTAATTGCGAAGGAACACCTGGACAAGTACAACGTTAGCAGCGCCACCATAGGGCCTGTGGACGCCCCAGAAAGGGTCAACTCCAACACGGCAGCATttctggaaaaaatgaaagaaacgctgcacttaaaaaatttcaaggAAAAATTCGTTGCATACAAGTGGTGAATGTGCAGAAGCGCCGTCATGTGAACAAGAGGAATTTCTATCCCTCcaatatattcttttttttttctcgtttttttaaaaatgtaagggTGGCACACGTGGTGTGTTGTACTCCCCAGTTTCGCACAGAATGATCGCACGTGATCACATGATGCTCTGCATTCCTGTGGAAACACTTCCAATGGAAATGTTTTAACATTTGTTTAAACTTTGACACTTATACGGTATGGAATAGTTTTATACCCACGACTGCAATGTTTGCAGCGTCGGATTAGAATGCCCCAAATGGGGtggataggaaaaaaaaaatctttacAGTAGGATGAGCATAATTTATATAGTCCCTgttatgcgtttttttttttccctcaacAACAGTGTAAGCTTATGCAGTGGAGTGAATACTCCCCttcaataaaataaaaaaggatgtaTGCTCCTGTGGAGGATGTCCATTCTGACTTCTTAAAGAGTTCCATACACCCATGTAAGGCAATCACTACGGTGGgtttatgtatgcatgtaacAAGCCAATAATGGCCGCAAATTGCCACTACCCGCTTGGCCTGGCTTGGCGCCCCCCATCACAGCTTAAACTTTTTGCTGATGATGCCCTCGACGCCGTCCCGCTTTATAACCGCGTACTGCTCGTTGAAAACCTTGGACTTCATCCAGTTGACAATTTGGTACTCGGAAAACTTATTCTGCATGGCTGttttcataaaaatttgcaacGGAAGGAAAACATTGTTCGGGTTCAAAATTTCCGTTTCGTTTTCGGTTCCCGATTCGGCATCATTTTGGAAGGCCTTGGCAGATGCATTTTTTAGATTTTCCCTTTGGATGGTCTGTTGTATGGTTCTTCTAACCAATTCGCAAAGGACTTCATGGCCACCTCTGAAGAGAGCCCGGTACCTAGCGAATTCCTTACTTAACTGTTTAGCGACAGCGAATCTTTGACAGGACACATAAGATTCAAGCAACGTTGCAATTGCGTAATCTACATCTTTGGAGACAATTTGTTGAGACAATCTCATTTTAGCATTTGCTTCAGCAATACGAATGATACTTTCGATATGTCTTAAGGTTAATGGGTACCCCCCTGATGCGCTAGCCTTTTGTCTAACACGGCTGTAAAAATTGGAAAGCTTTGCACTAATTTCTGCATAGGGCACATCTGACAAGCTCGGCTTACAGTTGGTTCTCGCATAGATGATATACTTTTGCAATAAATCCTGTGGAATTGGTTCATACGCAGAAGAGGAGAcaatcacattttttaaattttcaattcTTTTCTGATAATTTTGTGTGTTCTCCAATTTCGGGTGACTCAATTGATGGTTTGTGACGACATACTCGGCTAGGTAAAAATCCTCGTCCACATTTGGAATATCTCTCAAGACGGTAATTAAATCGAATCTGCTTAAAATGGGATCAGAAAGATCTACGTTTTCTTTAAATGTCAGCGTCGGGTCGTATCTACCATATATCGGATTTGCAGCAGCGATCACGGCGCATCTAGCCCTTAACGTCGTTACAATACCAGCTTTCGAAATTGAGATGGATTGCTGTTCCATGGCTTCATGAATACTGACTCTATCCTTATCTGTCATTTTGTCGAACTCGTCAATGATGCAGATTCCTTCGTCAGCCAAGACTAATGCTCCTCCTTCTAATGTCCACTCGTTAGTTGTGTAGTCCTTTCTCACTCCAGCAGTTAAACCAACGGCGGAAGCTCCCTTACCAGTTGTATACACAGTTCTTAGGTTAGTCTTATGCACATATTGCAATACTTGTGATTTTCCCAACCCTGGGTCTCCTAAAAGAAGCACATTGATATCTCCTCTGATGGTATGCCCCCCTTTGAAGCTATTTAAAATGTCTTTATTTTGAATTCCAAAGTTGCTGTTGTCACTACCTtttgcattatttttgtctccccctttttggacCCCTCCAAATAATGCATACGCAATAGACGTTTTGATATCCTTGTGTCCCCAAATAGCTGGTGCGATGGAGGTGATAATTCTTTCCCTTATGTTTGGAtctttggacaattttatAATATCCTTAATGTCATCTTCTGTTAATTCACTCAGTTGAATATCCTCTTTTCTCTCTATATTGTTTGCTTCAATTTCTgtttgcaaaatggggaagccGTACTTTATGTTCAGTCCTATGTCGTACTTGGTTTTGTATATTCCCAGTACTTCTACTTCTTCTCCTGGTTTTACTTTATCTACTAAATCCCCTGTGACTATTACTTCCCTCTGTCTGGGGGCTCTACCAGCTGGAACAGAACTGGGTGATTCTTGCAgcgtaattttttgaaaatctGTGTAAGCCGTTTTGATTCTGTCCACTGAGAAAGTGGCCGATTGGCAGTGTGGGCAGCGTCTAGGAAGTACTGGTTTCTTCCCATCAGCAAAATAAATGGGTACTTCTGATAAGGTGGTATCACAAGAATTACACTTCAGGTACATGACTCTCAGTTTAGGCAATACGTAACCCCTCTTTATACACACCCCTGTGACTTTAATTAATGTGTTCAATTCGGTGCACCTTAAATTTCTTAACTGAGTAGAATAGGGCCAGTCCTTCAAAACGACTTTGCACAATCTTCCTTTATACAGCTTTGGAGAAATTCTATAAGCCTCCACCATGAGGCATTCGTGTAGCACTTCTAATATTTGTTCTGGCTTAAATTCGATCCATTGGACTAAATTTTCACAATGGAATTGAATCAGATGTTTCGCTGACACGATTAGGGTGTGCTTATCATTTaaaatcattttttctattttgtcAATATAATACTGATGAGAGTTGTTCATACTTTCTTCATCATTTCCTTCTGATTGGATAGATTGGTCCAAATTGACCCCCATGGAATCTTTCAAAGAAAACTTATGCAGGAAGTAGCGGAAGCATGTGTCTGCTGCTTGCTGGTATCTTTCATCAAATATGACATCCTTTGGATTTACAGAGAGACATATTTTGGCGCTTTCCAAATTTGATAAATCAGGGATATCTGTTTCCTCTGCTGAGAGATGcatattttctcttctctttGCAACTTTTTCTGCTACTTTGTCAAATatgtcttcttcttcatcatctCCCTCTAGCTGATCTTCTAGTGTCTTCCaaaatttattcttttcatatTTCCCTTCCTGTTTCCTTTGCATTTGTATGTGTCTTTCTGCTGCTCTTCTCGCTTTCAAGTTGTCTTCATAGTCCAGCTCATCGTCGATAAAATCATCATCATACTCGTCATTGTCTAGCCCCAAATTTCGGAGCTTttgcatttccttcttttcatcgTCCACTCCGAATATGAACCCTTCATCCTCTTCAAACAGACTCTCTCCTTCCAGCTCCGCTTGCCTCTCTTCCTCGTTTAATCTTCCTTCATCGTCTAACAGGTCTTCCTCGTCAATGTCGTACTTGTTCGACTCTAAGTCTTCCTCCAGTTTTTTATCCTTGTCCTgcggtgtgtgtgtgggaaGAATGGCAGGGCATGAGGGAGCCATTCACGGGTGATGTTACGTGTGAAGTCACCCCTTGGTGGGGGCCATAAATATGCGCCCAGTGCGAAgatgcaaaaagaaaaaaaatggtgcacTGAAACGTGGAATCGTTTGTTCCACTTTCCACGCTTATCAAGCATCTCCTGTATTACCTCCATTGCTGTGTGGAAAAGGTGGAATGGTTTTTATTTAAAGGGGCCCCTCAAATGGGGGTGGGTGCAAAACAtctacttttccttttattcctgcTCTTGAAAGGTGTACACACTCGTAGCATGCGCACCGCACAATCGTTATGTCCTCCGGATTTTAagcttttcccttcttcagcAGTAATTTATTGTAATTCCTGCTCGCCCAGCAACTTCGTTGCCTATCCCTGCAACTTTGCACGGCTCGATATCAGTTCGTTGTGCTTTTATTGGAACTCGGGCATTGCTTTGCACTTCCTCGCTCTTGTGTGTTTAGTGGTGtacatttacaattttgtgcgaatatttttttttcctcttttccttcggaaaaaattatattttttttttttttttttttttttttttggcatgcGCTCATGCGATAAAGCGGTTTCCCCCGCTCGATGTTGCCTTGAAAAACGATTTGCaaattttgtgcaaaataaatgtgtaatGGGCCCCAATGAGCTGCGCGGATGTCCTCATGTGGGATTATTTACCGATTGTTTTAAGATGAACCTTTTTGCTTTCTCCTCACCTTTTTTAAGcgcatatttgaaaaaatttttttgctaattttttttctggcatTAAACCAAAAATAGTAACCCCTGCGAAGGCAAAGAAATGCATGTGTCTTAAGATGCTCTGCTGATACTGCACAGAAGGTTTGCTCCTTTTATCCCAATTTTGTTGGAGAGAAATCCCAATTCGCAGCACACCTCGCGCCCAAGCAGGCACATACGTACGTGCGTCGCGCTGTGTTCGGGAAAAGGGACTTTACACGTTTTTATCGCGACCTTAGCTGCAGGAAAACGCGAAAGAAcgagaaaaaacaattcgATCAATTTAGTAGCGCATACGTATGCCTTCTCCttgggaggaaaaaataagctGAATAGTCACTTCCTTTTGGCGCGCTTTCCCATTGCTTTGTTATTTTCCTCCCCGCGGGTATTTGAAAAAGCGCCAAAAATTTGAACAgtgcaattttttgcatCCGAAATGGGTAAATTTATTcgtaaaatgtgtaaaaaggGAGTACACACATTTTGCAGGTAAATCATCATACACAAGTGCTGCtcgctttttttattttcctgaCCCAAGGGGTGGTGGCATAGGAAAcgtaaaaaggggagaaaaacgTAAGTGCGCATAAGGAAATATGGGAATACTCACACGGGCAGGGAAAACATGGAAATACTTACGCGAGCATAGGAAAACCTCCAAAGcaaacacataaaaaaaaaaaaaaacactttgGGGGAATAAGCAACTTGGCAACGTGGCACATGTAATTCATTAAAAGgcaattgaaaaaaatgatattttaattaaaatgatttaaaaaactgaaaaaaaaaaatttaaattaatgggaaaaaataatagcacttctgtgggggaaaaaaatgaacaaccttTTACAGGAACAACGTAAACAATTAAAGGACACTTAATAAAGCCATTTTCCCTGCAAAGCGTCTCGCCTTTTTGTAGCAACTTCGATTTTCACATCAATTCGAAACAATTGTCGAACAACACGTGGCCAATAGGAAGTCAATTCGCGGCCACTTTAACAACGGCGAGTTGTCTGCTGGGTCCACGTCCACTTGCTCTCATGACATTCGTTTAATCATTGACCATTTAGTTCCACTGCTTGCTGCCGATAACTGtacgcaaaaataaaaacgaaaaagtgaaaaatcaAAATGTTTCagcatattttaaattacacTTTGTCAGATTTTTTCACGACACTGTTATGTACTATGAGGGAAATGGTATGGTGTGCGCTCTTTTTATCACTCTCATGTGTCGATCTACCTGAACAGTTAATGCAAAGTTGGCAAAGAACGTTGTGATCCCCAACTAGCAGATACACCTTGTCCATCATGTGCCtggcaaaaggggggggtaattttaaaatggcGCCATGTAgatgcaaaggaaaaaaaaaaaaaagtaacaataTAAGTAAATTGCAACAAATTGATATGGATGATTGAAGTGAATTTTCCTACCATCCGCAACTTCCCGTGCTGAAAATTCGTGGCtccaattttaattttatgttATCCGATATGTTGCAAAGTAGAGACTCGGAATTGTCTAGGAAGTAATCCTTCGTCATCACGTTGGCTGGTTacaaggggaaagggaaggggggcaAACGAGCCAAaaggtgtgcacatgtgcgtatacatatatgtatatatggtgCTGTCAGAATCGCATTACGAATTTagagcaaaaaaaacgtgAGTCTATCCCCAATTGGCAGGAAGGGAGGATTGAAGGACGGGGTAACTTTCTTTTAACATTTAAGAACATTGAGCTAAAATCAATTGGTTCCATTTTAGTACCTTGTTTTTTCCTAGCAGAAAGGggttcgtcattttttttcctccttttggaTGAACTTCTATCATTGCTATCTGACTCTGCACTAGACGATTTATCATCATTcaagttttccttttttacaatctCTCCCTTCGTCTTGTTCTACAAAAAGTGTTCGTGGGTTTAAAAATGGGtaggcaattttttattcgtttAAATAGTACACAATGTGCGAGATATAATGCCGTGATAGAGGTGTACACAAATGATGCGATATTGAGGCTCTCTAAAAATGCCATGTGTAAGCAATGTTCGAGGTGCCTGTTCAGACTTACCTGGCTATTGCGCCTTTTCCTCGAATTGCAGTTTTCCCCATTCTGATCAGCCTTGTCATTCGTTTCTATGCTGTGCGTGTTTGCATCCTTAGCGCGCaactcttcattttttttcctattttcctcttccaggAGGCTTGTCAATACCTTGGCAACAATGTCGTtaatctcttttttcctttcatacaGGGAATTTTCTTCCAAGTTAAAAATCTCTTCTAGCTTTTTTCGGACGTATCTTCTGCTTATTTGGGTAGCCGATTCTATCGAAACGAAGGATCTGCGGAAGGCGAGGAGgggaattttatttctccaaaaatgtaaagaagtAAACGAAAACACTGTTGCATTTTTGTGCACCTGtgtggaaaaaacaaaaaaaactgtcACGTAAAGACAAAACAAGAACAGGTGTAATCCCTTCATTTGGAGTGAACAGAAGAATGTCTTTCctattctcattttttatattaccTTGTCGCCTTTTCTAGCTCCTCAGCGGATATGTCTTCAAcacccattttgaaaaaatttaaccaaatgaccccaaaaaaaagaacggagaaatttttaaccttttacacaatatttataaaaatgttctaCGTATGTAGGCACGCGAAAATGATGCTGTTCCAATGCGATATCTCACAACTGAattgaataattttaaattattcaaCTTAAATAAATATGAGGAAAGATATGGCATATGCGAacaggcaaaaataaaacaataaaaaaaataataaaaataaaatgatagCATATATTACGAACATTTAaaagtacgaaaaaaaaaaaaaaaaaaaaaagcttttaaaaataagtggAACAATCGAAAAGGGCATAAATtcggaagaaaaattgttgCTTCATgcagaatggaaaaattttgaGAGCGCATAAGGGGCAAATGGTTTTCGTTCAGTTAACCTGAGTCAGTGacgtaactttttttttctggttATCGGGTTTCTCGCATTTATTGTGTCCGCgctttccctccttccctgTGGTGTATAGATTTCTTATTCGATGCCACACAATCGCGTGGTAAGCCTTTTCCGTTAAAATTGATGTACTTGTAAAAAGCCACTTAAATTAAAttccagttttttttctaccgCGCTTGGTCATTCGttaaatatatgttcataaaaTTAAGGGTGATAAAATTGAGGAAAATTCATGCCAAGCTTAAAAATATTACTTCTCAAGGAGTTTCCATCCAAGGCTTTTAGCAATTCGAAACTTTTTCACAATGGAACAATCTCACATTTGGTAtaccaaaaggaaaagcagagatggtttttctttaaaggggaaaattggGTGATATAATATGTGTAGTTTACGTGCTTATGGATATCATCTTACATAAATGTAACGTCACAGCTCATGGAAggattcccccttttttttttttttgttttttattggCACACGTTGCATATAAAAGTTCTTACCACGGATGAGTATTTTCAAAGTTGTCAATCCTAGGGAAGTGTGTAAAAGATTAATAACAATCTtgtgttttatttattcattttttcccacccgAGTGTAATAACGTGAAGGGAAAATGTTCttaagagagagaaaaaaaacacacacacccttaaaGCGTACAGTACATTATCTCCATTTTACATTTAATTTTATGGGATCAATTTTTACACATGAGAAAAATGTCAAATGAGTcaattatataaatatgtaccgTGTAGCATATGATTAGAAAAACCGCAACATGTTGCGCATACCTTTTCTTATGCGTGTTTTGTTTGGTGGAGAATTAAATGTGTGCGCGGGAGGAAATATTTACACAcgctctttccatttttcacttttctaaAATGGTCC
It includes:
- a CDS encoding DNA helicase, translated to MEDKDKKLEEDLESNKYDIDEEDLLDDEGRLNEEERQAELEGESLFEEDEGFIFGVDDEKKEMQKLRNLGLDNDEYDDDFIDDELDYEDNLKARRAAERHIQMQRKQEGKYEKNKFWKTLEDQLEGDDEEEDIFDKVAEKVAKRRENMHLSAEETDIPDLSNLESAKICLSVNPKDVIFDERYQQAADTCFRYFLHKFSLKDSMGVNLDQSIQSEGNDEESMNNSHQYYIDKIEKMILNDKHTLIVSAKHLIQFHCENLVQWIEFKPEQILEVLHECLMVEAYRISPKLYKGRLCKVVLKDWPYSTQLRNLRCTELNTLIKVTGVCIKRGYVLPKLRVMYLKCNSCDTTLSEVPIYFADGKKPVLPRRCPHCQSATFSVDRIKTAYTDFQKITLQESPSSVPAGRAPRQREVIVTGDLVDKVKPGEEVEVLGIYKTKYDIGLNIKYGFPILQTEIEANNIERKEDIQLSELTEDDIKDIIKLSKDPNIRERIITSIAPAIWGHKDIKTSIAYALFGGVQKGGDKNNAKGSDNSNFGIQNKDILNSFKGGHTIRGDINVLLLGDPGLGKSQVLQYVHKTNLRTVYTTGKGASAVGLTAGVRKDYTTNEWTLEGGALVLADEGICIIDEFDKMTDKDRVSIHEAMEQQSISISKAGIVTTLRARCAVIAAANPIYGRYDPTLTFKENVDLSDPILSRFDLITVLRDIPNVDEDFYLAEYVVTNHQLSHPKLENTQNYQKRIENLKNVIVSSSAYEPIPQDLLQKYIIYARTNCKPSLSDVPYAEISAKLSNFYSRVRQKASASGGYPLTLRHIESIIRIAEANAKMRLSQQIVSKDVDYAIATLLESYVSCQRFAVAKQLSKEFARYRALFRGGHEVLCELVRRTIQQTIQRENLKNASAKAFQNDAESGTENETEILNPNNVFLPLQIFMKTAMQNKFSEYQIVNWMKSKVFNEQYAVIKRDGVEGIISKKFKL
- a CDS encoding Ubiquitin fusion degradation protein, whose translation is MWSFTNFNNFLGRDFLNISEPFTEEYTCYPVSFIGKDDMENGNKIILPQTALNALARRHISWPMLFEVSNPYTEKRTHSGVLEFISDEGTCHMPYWMMQQLCLKEGDIVRVTSVSLPKGTFVKLKPCSTDFMELSNHRAVLETALRNYATLTIGDNIVIHYLGKTYEIKIVDLKPAFACTIIETDVEVEFEEPADYNQSVQYVEEPVSVEESKFKGKGQRTDGKVCKTSKKDKVKQKVVENIEPWKDKLVGGVRTKCAEYEDLLRKGRIPGIIGKFQERKN